The following coding sequences are from one Chroogloeocystis siderophila 5.2 s.c.1 window:
- a CDS encoding ABC transporter ATP-binding protein, protein MMQTTPLLKVEDVWAGYVKDLDILQGINFYIFPGELVAVIGPNGAGKSTLAKTIFGLLTPQRGKITFNNENIAGLKSNQIVQRGMCYVPQIANVFPSLSVEENLEMGAFIRNTPLSELKEKIYTTFPVLANRRRQKAGTLSGGERQMLAMGRALMLEPSLLLLDEPSAALSPLLVNNVFEQIQQINKGGTAIVLVEQNARKALAMAHRGYVLDTGRDRFTGSGSELLNDPKVGELYLGAGKHH, encoded by the coding sequence ATGATGCAAACGACTCCTTTATTAAAAGTTGAGGATGTCTGGGCGGGTTATGTTAAAGACTTAGACATCCTGCAAGGAATCAATTTTTATATCTTCCCTGGAGAATTAGTTGCAGTTATTGGTCCTAATGGTGCAGGAAAATCGACATTAGCAAAAACTATATTTGGGCTATTGACTCCGCAGCGCGGGAAAATCACTTTTAACAATGAAAATATCGCTGGACTTAAATCAAATCAAATTGTACAGCGCGGAATGTGTTACGTACCACAAATTGCAAATGTGTTTCCTTCTTTGAGTGTAGAAGAAAACTTAGAAATGGGAGCTTTTATTCGTAACACGCCCTTAAGTGAACTCAAAGAGAAGATTTATACAACTTTTCCTGTTCTAGCGAATCGCCGCCGCCAAAAAGCAGGAACACTTTCCGGAGGAGAACGCCAAATGTTGGCGATGGGGAGAGCGTTGATGCTAGAACCGAGTTTGCTGTTATTAGATGAACCTAGCGCAGCACTTTCACCGTTGTTAGTCAATAATGTATTCGAGCAAATACAACAAATTAACAAAGGAGGAACCGCGATTGTTCTTGTAGAACAAAATGCGCGTAAAGCATTAGCCATGGCGCATCGAGGTTATGTACTCGATACAGGACGCGATCGCTTTACTGGTTCAGGTAGTGAATTACTCAACGATCCCAAAGTCGGTGAACTTTATCTTGGTGCAGGTAAACACCACTAG
- the moeB gene encoding molybdopterin-synthase adenylyltransferase MoeB: protein MLNPNLDEIQLTKEEYERYSRHLILPEVGLDGQKRLKAASVLCIGTGGLGSPLLLYLAAAGIGRIGIVDFDVVDNSNLQRQVIHGTSWVGKPKIESAKNRILEINPNCQVDLYETRLSSENALDIIAPYDIVVDGTDNFPTRYLVNDACVLSNKPNVYGSIFRFEGQATVFNYEGGPNYRDLYPEPPPPGMVPSCAEGGVLGILPGIIGVIQATETVKIILGQGTTLSGRLLLFNALDMKFRELKLRPNPERPVIDKLIDYEFFCGIPQAKAEEEKRQMEMPEMTVQELKELLDSGADDFVLLDVRNPNEYEIAKIPGSVLVPLPDIERGEGVEKVKELLNGHRLIAHCKMGGRSAKALGILKEAGIEGTNVKGGITAWSREVDSSVPEY from the coding sequence ATGCTCAATCCCAATCTGGATGAAATCCAGTTAACAAAAGAAGAATACGAACGATATTCGCGCCACCTGATCTTACCCGAAGTTGGGCTTGATGGGCAAAAGCGCCTCAAAGCCGCAAGCGTACTGTGTATTGGTACAGGTGGACTCGGTTCACCGCTACTTTTATACCTTGCGGCTGCGGGTATTGGACGTATTGGTATCGTTGATTTTGATGTTGTCGATAATTCAAACTTGCAACGTCAAGTCATTCATGGCACATCCTGGGTTGGTAAACCTAAGATTGAATCGGCGAAAAACCGTATCTTAGAAATCAATCCCAATTGTCAAGTTGATTTGTACGAAACTCGCTTGAGTTCGGAGAACGCTTTGGATATCATCGCACCTTACGACATTGTAGTCGATGGTACAGATAACTTTCCAACGCGGTATCTCGTCAATGATGCGTGCGTGTTGTCTAATAAACCTAACGTCTACGGTTCGATTTTCCGGTTTGAAGGACAAGCAACCGTATTTAACTACGAAGGTGGTCCTAACTACCGCGATTTATATCCTGAACCACCACCCCCTGGAATGGTTCCATCGTGTGCTGAAGGCGGCGTTTTAGGAATTTTACCTGGTATCATCGGGGTGATTCAAGCAACTGAGACTGTCAAAATTATTTTAGGGCAAGGAACAACTTTAAGCGGACGGTTGTTACTGTTCAACGCCCTCGATATGAAGTTTCGCGAGTTGAAACTGCGTCCGAACCCCGAACGTCCTGTCATCGATAAACTCATCGACTACGAATTTTTCTGTGGTATTCCCCAAGCCAAAGCCGAAGAGGAGAAACGACAGATGGAAATGCCAGAAATGACCGTACAAGAATTAAAAGAATTGCTCGATAGTGGTGCAGATGATTTTGTACTACTTGATGTGCGCAATCCTAACGAATACGAAATTGCCAAAATTCCAGGTTCTGTCCTCGTTCCGTTACCCGATATTGAACGCGGTGAAGGCGTCGAGAAAGTGAAAGAACTACTCAACGGTCATCGTTTAATTGCGCATTGTAAGATGGGTGGACGCTCTGCGAAAGCGTTAGGGATTCTCAAGGAAGCAGGAATAGAGGGAACCAACGTTAAAGGTGGGATTACTGCTTGGAGTCGCGAAGTCGATTCTTCTGTACCTGAGTACTAA
- a CDS encoding Mov34/MPN/PAD-1 family protein, which translates to MFLSISPAQLQAIRAHAESTYPEECCGFLLGKVVDKQKLVIEVVPTENAWHAAVLEWKDDSTNHGKIDRYAIAPQEMFKIQKAARDRDLDIIGIYHSHPNHPAVPSQCDRLYAWQQYSYIIVSVVNGECDDVQNWSLDDRHQFQSENLIVTERFESLF; encoded by the coding sequence ATGTTTTTAAGTATCTCTCCAGCGCAGCTACAAGCGATTCGCGCGCACGCCGAAAGCACGTACCCAGAAGAATGCTGTGGTTTTTTATTGGGTAAAGTCGTTGACAAGCAAAAATTAGTTATCGAAGTTGTCCCAACGGAAAATGCTTGGCACGCTGCAGTACTAGAATGGAAAGACGATTCGACCAATCATGGCAAAATAGACCGATATGCGATCGCCCCGCAAGAAATGTTCAAAATTCAAAAAGCTGCACGTGATCGCGATTTAGATATAATTGGTATTTACCACTCACACCCGAATCATCCGGCAGTTCCTTCGCAATGCGATCGTCTCTATGCTTGGCAACAATACTCATATATCATAGTTTCGGTGGTCAATGGCGAATGTGACGATGTGCAGAACTGGAGCCTGGACGACCGTCATCAATTCCAGTCAGAAAATCTAATCGTTACAGAACGCTTTGAGTCGTTATTTTAA
- a CDS encoding calcium-binding protein, whose product MFRFTNDEINLSTLNGRNGFTINGASTYDYSGSFVSDAGDINGDGFDDIIVGAVLSSDSGMFNYAVESYVVFGKASGFDASFNLAELNGNNGFTINRIRGFYTGGSVSSAGDVNGDGFNDLIIGAPGADPNGLESAGESYVIFGRDFTNKVTRQGTTGNDLLLGTNDDDILVGGLGNDTIRGGAGRDVLIGGAGNDVLSYGAIDRRLDGGSGTDTLAVDISGVNIDLTTTPNNRITGIEIIDLAGTGNNTLKLTRLDLLDLSETTNQLIVKGNTGDAVTSTLQGWSDRGTTNFGGVLYDRYTSGAATLLIDTDITQTIS is encoded by the coding sequence ATGTTTAGGTTCACCAATGATGAAATCAACCTTTCTACACTCAACGGTAGAAATGGCTTTACGATTAACGGCGCGAGTACATATGATTATTCGGGTAGCTTTGTCAGTGATGCAGGAGATATTAACGGTGATGGATTTGATGACATTATCGTTGGGGCAGTATTGTCTTCTGATTCTGGAATGTTCAATTACGCAGTTGAAAGCTACGTTGTATTTGGCAAAGCTTCAGGGTTTGATGCTAGCTTCAACCTAGCAGAACTTAATGGCAATAATGGCTTTACCATTAATAGAATTCGTGGCTTTTACACGGGTGGCTCGGTTAGCAGTGCAGGCGATGTCAACGGTGATGGCTTTAATGACTTGATTATTGGTGCCCCAGGTGCTGACCCTAATGGTCTAGAATCTGCGGGAGAAAGTTATGTCATTTTTGGACGCGATTTTACAAACAAAGTCACGCGCCAGGGAACTACGGGTAATGACCTACTTCTGGGGACAAACGACGATGACATTCTCGTCGGTGGATTAGGTAATGATACAATCCGAGGTGGAGCAGGTCGCGATGTCCTGATTGGTGGTGCGGGTAACGACGTTCTGAGCTATGGTGCAATCGATCGCCGTCTTGATGGCGGAAGTGGTACAGATACACTCGCGGTTGATATCAGTGGTGTCAATATTGACTTGACAACGACACCAAATAACCGAATTACAGGAATTGAAATTATTGATCTTGCAGGGACTGGTAACAACACCCTCAAACTCACGCGCTTGGATTTGTTGGATTTATCTGAGACGACAAATCAATTGATTGTCAAAGGTAATACTGGAGATGCTGTCACTTCGACACTGCAAGGATGGAGCGATCGTGGAACCACTAATTTTGGTGGTGTGTTGTACGATCGCTATACTTCTGGAGCCGCGACTCTGTTAATAGATACTGATATCACACAGACGATTAGTTAA
- a CDS encoding calcium-binding protein: MRGGDGNDSLNRGRGNDTLYGGAGKDKLYGGLGFDVLYGGDGDDTYIAISYDPQIIEVPNSGIDTAIYSFSNNELSANVENLILTQTGDFTISGTGNDLNNKIMGTSSKNILRGKAGNDLLIGNAGDDTLIGSNGTVGDKDTLTGGSGRDTFILGNATTTFYNDRNAATPGLGDYALITDFNANNDFIRLNSKRSDYFLAASGGNLPAGTAIYRDNSGAADELIAIVQGNAALNLNGNYV, encoded by the coding sequence TTGAGAGGTGGAGATGGCAATGACTCCTTAAACAGGGGTCGTGGTAACGACACACTTTACGGCGGCGCAGGAAAGGATAAGCTTTATGGCGGATTGGGTTTTGATGTTTTGTATGGTGGTGACGGTGACGATACTTATATAGCAATTTCCTACGATCCACAGATAATTGAAGTGCCTAATTCTGGTATCGACACTGCAATATACAGTTTTTCTAATAATGAGTTGAGTGCCAACGTAGAGAATTTGATTTTAACGCAAACAGGCGACTTTACTATATCTGGTACTGGCAATGATTTAAATAATAAGATTATGGGTACTTCATCTAAGAATATTCTTAGAGGTAAAGCAGGGAATGACTTGCTTATTGGCAATGCAGGCGATGACACTTTAATTGGTAGCAATGGCACAGTTGGTGACAAAGATACACTTACGGGTGGTAGTGGCAGAGATACATTTATCCTAGGAAACGCCACAACCACATTTTACAATGATCGCAACGCTGCAACTCCAGGATTAGGAGATTATGCGTTGATTACCGATTTTAATGCTAATAATGACTTTATCCGGCTCAATAGCAAACGCAGCGATTATTTTTTAGCTGCTTCAGGAGGCAATTTACCCGCAGGGACAGCAATCTACCGTGACAACAGTGGTGCCGCAGACGAATTGATTGCAATTGTTCAAGGAAATGCGGCACTGAATCTCAACGGCAACTATGTTTAG